A window of Syntrophaceae bacterium genomic DNA:
TTGTGAAAACGACGGCAGAGACCTCGCGATCGTAGATGCCCTTCAGGTATTCGGACCTCTCGGCGAATCTCTTCTTTATGCTTCCCAGGGCATCGGCAAGATCGATTCTCCGGAATCGGCAGTAGCATTCGGCGCATCGGCCCATGTCGCCGGGACCGGTGCAGGTCTTCACACGTCGGCCGGAGGAGAGTATGGGTTCCATTCGATAGCAGATTTCCTCCGTATTGCAGATATTCCGTACGACGGGGACGCCGCTGCGTGCGAAGCATCGAATCGTCTCCAGGGGCATGAACAGGTAGTCGTTGATGTGAACGATGTCGGGGCGGAAATCCTGCAGAACGTGGCGGACAATCTGTTGATGCCGAAGAGAATCTTCTGCCGAAGCGTTCGGAAAAAACGAATCCTCCTGATCCGTTTTCGGTATTCTGTAGAGAGTGATGCCGTCGATTTCACATTTTCCTGAGTCTTGCCGGACCGATGGGTCCGGAATCAAAACTCCGACCTCGAGCCCCTTCGCCTTCATGCCCCGCGCATGGTTGAGTGTCGTGAGAGGGGTCCCGGTGAGTTCATAGGGGGCAAGACTGTGATTCACGAAAAGTACGCGCCGTACCTTCCGCTCGTTCTCGTTCCGGTATTTTCCGTGTGAGCTATTCCCTTCCAGGCTTGCTTTGCCGGTACGACCGATATCGTCTTTGCACCGGAGCATGGGAATCCCGGGGTCAAGTCCCTTCTGCTTCAGAACGCCCTTCTTTACGCAGTAGAGGTTCTTGTAGTTTTTCCCGCCCATGAGGGCATGCCAGTCAGCCCCGTCCTCGTATCGTTCACAGAAGCCCCTCTCGTCATGGACGAATAAGATCGAGAACCCCAATTCGTGGATGTGCCGGAGCAAAGCTTCAGGCATCAGGCCGTTATGCCGCAGGCACCTTTGATTGAATTCAAGGATCATCTCCAGCTCGTCAACTTTTTTGACGAGTTTTTTCATGCCCTGGAGGACCTGACGCTCGCTTCCTTCCGTGTCGATTTTGATCAGCGTGGGTTTGTTCGGGATTTCCTCAATCAGGTGATCGAGGGAGATTACGCTCACGGTCATGTCCTGTAATATGTCTGCCGCCGGGTTGGCGAGGAATCCTGAATTGTCGGAGGCCGCTGAAACTTGGAATGCCGCGTTGCCGTCACGGTTCGAGACCGCCGATTGAAACAAGCGGACATTCCTGATGCCGTTCAGCGCAATGTTCTTTTCCAGAATTTCGTAATTCACTGGAATCGGCTCGAAGGCAAAAATTGCGCAATCGGGATTCGCGTGACCGACCAGGACGGAGAAGAACCCGTAATGGGCGCCCACATCGATGAACGTGCGGGCTGTTTTCGCCCGCCGGCGAATGATGAGGGCCGTGACGGCTTCATACTCCTGGTCGGCGTAGGGGGAGACGAATCGGGGCGTGACGTACAGGTTGAAATCATGGCCCTTCACTCGGATCTTCCGCAGGCTTCTCAAGTTGTAATCATGTGCAAAGGGAGCGGTCATTTCTGCCCTCAAGGTGGGTTTAAAACTCAGCGTTCAAGCGGCCTGCGGCAGAATCGAAATCAAGCCGCAATGCAGCACGGCGCTGCAGCAGAAGGCAAAATTGCACATTACATGCCAATATGGTGAGAATTTTGTTAGGTTTCCTGGCAAGGGGAATAGCGGAAAGAGACCCGAATGATGAATTCCCAACCGGTCAAATATGACCTGCAACTCTGTGCGTATGGTGCCAGAGGCATCACGAATGCGCAAACGTCAGGGCGAAAATACTGATGGCAAGAAAGGGAATGGCTCAGGCGTCAAGAGGGAGAAAGTCCGAAAAAGCAAGGGTGAATCAGGACGCCGGCACTCACCCTGCCTGCAGATAGTTCAGCAGGGCCTGCGCCTCGGCGAAGGCGGGGTTGATCTGGAGGGCCTTGCGGATGGAGTCGACGGCGGGTTTCGTGTCTTTCTTCGCCGCATAGGCGCGGGCGAGGTTGTAGAGCAGGCCCTCGTCGTCGGGGGCGAGGGAGAGGGCCTTGCGGAACTCCGCGACGGCCTTGTCGTAGTTGCCTTCCTTGCGGGCCTGGATGCCCCGGGCGTTGTAGGTCTGGAGGATGAAGGTGAGGAGGTCCTCGTTTGTGCCGATCAGGGCACGGGCCTTTTCGTGCTCCCCCTTGTCGATGAGCCGCGTGATCATGACGGCCCGGTTTTCCGGGCTCTCGTCCCCGCCGGAGAGGCTCCGGGTTATCTCCTCCTCGGAGACGCTGACCAGCTGCCGGATGAAGGCAAGCGACGTCTCGTTGTCGTCGTCCTGGAACGTGACGGGGCCGAAGGCGTTGCGGAACGCGGCGCTCGTCATGAGCTGCCGCTGGAACTCGTTGATGCCCTCCTGCAGGTCCTTCTGGTCCTGGGGCAGCATCCGGGTGACGAGCATCTTCTCCAGGACGTCCCTGAAGCCGCTGAGGCAGGCGTAGACGTTGCCCTGGTGGATGAACTTCTTGCAGTTCCCCAGGGTCCTGGAGATTTCCGCGGCGCGCTCTCTGACGATGGCCTCGTCCATGTCCGCCCCGGACGGGTGTTTGGGGTCGTTCATTCCCTGTTGACTCGTCATCCATGGCCCGGCCGGGCGTGTGACCGGCCCGGGCGCCTCTCCATGGCACGGAACGTGCTACTCCTATATCGGCAAAACCGAATCCGGTCTTGAACCGCGGGGGGAGGTGCGAACCGATCATGGACGAGGGCGAAGGCGGCCGAAGAGCGCTGGACTTCGACGAGAAGAACTTTCTCTTCGAGTGGCTCGTGGAAAACAACAAGACCCTGACGCGGAAGAACAAGGAACTGCTCGTCGAAAACCTGAAGCTCCGATCCCGGCTGGAGGAACTCGAGAAGATCAGCTTCATCGACCCGACGACGGGCCTCTACAACCGGTGGTACCTGCAGCCCCGCCTCGTGGAGGAATTCTCCAGGGCAAGGCGCAGGGAATTCCCCCTGTCCTGCCTTTTCATCGATATCGACGACTTCAAGACTGTCAACGACCGCTACGGTCACTTCATCGGCGACAGGATCCTCCGGGACATGGCCCTGCTGCTCCGGGGGCACTGCCGCAAGGAGGACGTGCTGATCCGCTTCGGGGGCGACGAGTTCGTCCTGCTTCTCAGCTCGTCGGGGCAGAGGGCGGCCAGGGCGGCCGCCGAGCGCATCCGGGGGCGCATCCGGGCGCACGCGTTTGTCGGCGAGGGCACGCCGCTCGCTCTTTCGGCGTCGATCGGGGTGAGCACCCTCGAGAAGCAGCACGTCGCCTCGTCCGGGGACCCCTGGGAACTCGTCTGGACGGCTGACGGGGCCATGCACCTGGCGAGACAGAAAGGCCCGGGCCGGATCCACTGGTTAAACTGCCGCGGCAAGCGGGAAAAGGCCGAATGCGGCGAACGCGCGGTATCGTGAGGAGAGGATCTTACGTGTTGAAAATGTTTGGAAAATAAAATGAATCGGACAATCGGGCCAGAACACTTTTCTCTCTTTTTCCTGAACGATGAACCAACGAACTGACGAACCAAGGAACTCAAGAACTAACGAATTAACGAACCAAGGAACCCCCTTTCCCCCTTCCAGTCCCCTGACTTCGCCCTAAAGTTTCCCGGCCTTCTGACGATAAAACAGGTGCAGAAGTTGCACGTGATTTATATGTTGCTGTAGGATAGCGAGACAAGGCCGAACCGAGAGGTGCTTCATGGCGAAGATGTTTTTTTCCACGTCCGAGGTGGCGGATCTCTTCAACGTCAACCGGGTGACCATCTACCGCTGGGTCAAAGAGGGGATGGTGAAGGGATACAAGGTGGGCAAGCACCTCAAGATCCCGCTGGCGGAGGTCGAGCGGCTCAAGCGGGAGTTCGGCTTCGGCGACGTGTCGCTGGAGACGCTCCAGGGGGGCGAGACCGAGGCGGCAGGGGCCGGAAAAACCGCGGCCCGGGGCCCTTCCCTCAAGAAGCTCGTCATGGTCATCGACGACGACGAGAACATCCTCACCTTCATCCAGAACGCCTTCGAGGGACTCGGCCTCAACCGGCACTGCAACCTCAAGACCTACGCCAACGGGCTCGAGGCGGTTCTGCACATCGGGGAGGAGAAGCCGGACCTCATCCTGCTGGACATCGTCATGCCCAACCTCAACGGTCTCGAGCTCGCCGAGAAGATCCGCAAGATGCACCGGGACATCAAGATCATCATCCTGACGGGCTATCCCGAGTATCTCACGGAGGACGAGCGGGGCAAGTTCCTCGACTACATGACGAAGCCCGTCGATCTGAGAAAGCTCTACGAGACGATCGTCAAGGCCCTCGACATCCCCGCGGACAGGGCCAACGGCGCCCAGGCGCGCTCCTGACGCCCTGCGGGGGTGAATGGAACGGGCAAACGGCGGCCCGGCCGGAACGGGTTTGGCATCGGGCTTATGATTCAGGAAGCACAGGGAGGCACTGAGGACATGCAGACGGAGATGACCGAACGGCAGGAACACACCGAGGCCGGCATACCGGCAAAGGAAGGGAAATACCTCACCTTCTCGCTGGCGGGCGAGGAGTACGGGATCGGGATTTTGAAGGTCAAGGAGATCATCGGGATGATGAACATCACCCCGGTTCCCCAGACCCCGGAGTTCGTCAAGGGGGTCATCAACCTCCGTGGGAAAGTCATCCCCGTCGTGGACCTGCGCCTCCGGTTCGGCCTGGAGGCCGCGGCCTACACGGAGCGCACCTGCATCATCGTCGTGGAGGTGGCGGGGGCCGGCGGCTCGGTCATGATGGGAATCGTCGTCGACGCCGTCTCGGAGGTGCTCAACATCCGGGGGGCCGACATCGAGAACACGCCCGCCTTCGGGGTGCGGCTCAACACGGATTTCATCCTCGGGATGGCCAAGGCGGCAGGCGGCATCAAGATCCTGCTCGACATCGACAAGGTCCTCAGCAGCGAGGATCTCGTGGCGGTCCGCCGCGCGGCCTGAGGGGTTCATTCGACGTCAAGGAGTAAACCTGTGAGAAACCTGTCTCTTTCCACCAAAATCATCGGTCTCGTTGTCGCCGCCGTGTTCACCGTCGGCCTCTGCGTGTTCGCGAGTTCCTATTATTTCGTCAACCAGGGTTTCAACGACCAGACGCAGCAGGACATCGGCAAGCTGGCCGACGCCGTGCAGATCCGCGTCGACGACATGGCGGCGAAGATGGCCGCCGTGGCGCAGCTGACGGCGGCCCGAAAGGACCTGGCCGAGGCGATCGTGAGGGGCGACACGGCCTTCGTACAGAGCCTGGGCAGGGACGTCATGCGCGACTCGAAGGCCGGGGTCATCACGATCGCCGACAAGGACGGCAACGTGGTGGGCCGCGGCCACTCCGACAAGGCGGGCGACAGCGTCCTGAACCAGCCCAACGTGAAGAAGGCCCTCGCCGGCGAGGCCACCACCGGGATCGAGGAAGGCACGGTGGTGAAGTTCTCCCTCCGGGCGGGCGCCCCGGTGAAGCTCGGCGGCAAGGTCGTGGGTTCCGTCACCGCGGGCATCGACCTCACCCCGGCTAACCATGCCTTCGTCGAAGATATCAAGAAAATGTTCGACGTCGAGTGCACCCTCTTTCAGGGCGACACGCGCGTGACGACGACGATCATGAAGGACGGCCAGCGGGTCATCGGCACGAAGATGGACAACCCGAAGGTCCTTGACGCGGTCCTCGCCAGGGGCCAGCGCTACCTGGACGTCAACCGGATCCTCGGGAAGGAGTACAACACGGCATACTGGCCCCTGAGGGACGCCTCGGGGAAGGTCATCGGCATGCTCTTCATCGGCAAGGACCGCTCCATCGTGGCCTCCACGGTGCGGAACACGGAACTTTCGGTCCTGGCGATCCTCGCAGTCGTCGGGGGCCTGATGGTGTTCGCCGGCATCCTCGTTGCGCGGTCGATCACCCGGCCCGTCAACCGCGCGATGGCCGGGCTGACCGAGGCGGCCGAGCAGGTCGTCTCGGCCTCGGGGCAGGTGGCCTCGGCGAGCCAGTCGCTGGCGGAGGGCGCCTCGGAGCAGGCCGCCTCGATCGAGGAGACCTCCTCGTCGCTCGAGGAGATGTCGTCGATGACCAAGCAGAACGCCGACAACGCCTCGACGGCCGACAAGCTCATGAAGGAGGCCAAGGGGATGGTCGAGCGGGCCAACGGCTCGATGACGGAGCTCACCCAGTCGATGGAGGACATCTCGAGGGCCAGCGACGAGACCTCGAAGATCATCAAGACGATCGACGAGATTGCGTTCCAGACCAACCTGCTGGCGCTCAACGCGGCGGTGGAGGCGGCCCGGGCGGGCGAGGCGGGCGCGGGGTTTGCCGTGGTGGCCAACGAGGTCCGCAACCTGGCGATGCGGGCGGCCGAGGCGGCCAAGAGCACCTCGGTGCTCATCGAGGGGACGGTCAAGAAGGTCAGGGAGGGCTCGGAGCTGGTGGAGCGGACCAACGCGGCCTTCGCGGAGGTCTCGAAGAGCGCGGAGAAAGTGGCGGGCCTGGTGGCGGAGATCGCGGCGGCTTCCCACGAGCAGGCCCAGGGGATCGACCAGATCAACAAGGCCGTGGCGGAGATGGACAAGGTGACGCAGCGCACGGCGGCCAACGCCGAAGAGTCGGCCTCGGCCTCGGAGGAGATGAACGCCCAGGCCGAGCAGGTGAAGGAAATCGCCGCGGAGCTCGTACGCGTCATCGGCAGCGGAAGCTCGAAGGAATCAGGCAGCCGTCCGGGCGAGGCGGCAAACAAACCGGCATCCGGCTGGAAGGCCCCGCTCCTGGCGCGCCTGAAGGCACCCCGGGAGAAGGCACCCGCCGCGGCCGCTTGCCGCAAGACCCCGAAGCCCGAAGAGGTGATCCCCTTCGGCAAGGGCGACTTCAAGGATTTCTGAGTGAGGAATGCAGATCGCCTGTCCGGTTCGCCGGGGCCCGCCCCGAACGAGTCGAACGCGCCCGGCCTCGAGCCGGCGGACGGACGATAGAGAACAGAACCGCATGACGCTCGAACTGCGCGACACGGAATTCGAAAAGATCAGCCGCCTCGTATACAGCCACTGCGGGATCCACCTGCACGACGGAAAGAAGGAACTCGTCAAGGCAAGGCTCAGCAAGAGGATCCGGGAGGGGAACTTCAAGTCCTTCGCGGACTACTACGAGTACGTCAGGACCGGCGAGGGGACCGACGAGTTCATCGCCATGATCGACTCCCTCTCGACGAACCTGACGAGCTTCTTCCGGGAGGACGGCCATTTCCGGGCCCTGGCGCGGATCATCCCGGAACTTGTTCGCGAGCGGGCCCGTCGGGGCCGGCCTTGCATCCGCCTCTGGAGCGCCGGCTGCTCCTCCGGGGAGGAGCCCTACACGATGGCCATCACGGCCCTCGAGGCCTCCCAG
This region includes:
- a CDS encoding tetratricopeptide repeat protein, which produces MNDPKHPSGADMDEAIVRERAAEISRTLGNCKKFIHQGNVYACLSGFRDVLEKMLVTRMLPQDQKDLQEGINEFQRQLMTSAAFRNAFGPVTFQDDDNETSLAFIRQLVSVSEEEITRSLSGGDESPENRAVMITRLIDKGEHEKARALIGTNEDLLTFILQTYNARGIQARKEGNYDKAVAEFRKALSLAPDDEGLLYNLARAYAAKKDTKPAVDSIRKALQINPAFAEAQALLNYLQAG
- a CDS encoding GGDEF domain-containing protein; the encoded protein is MDEGEGGRRALDFDEKNFLFEWLVENNKTLTRKNKELLVENLKLRSRLEELEKISFIDPTTGLYNRWYLQPRLVEEFSRARRREFPLSCLFIDIDDFKTVNDRYGHFIGDRILRDMALLLRGHCRKEDVLIRFGGDEFVLLLSSSGQRAARAAAERIRGRIRAHAFVGEGTPLALSASIGVSTLEKQHVASSGDPWELVWTADGAMHLARQKGPGRIHWLNCRGKREKAECGERAVS
- a CDS encoding response regulator, producing the protein MAKMFFSTSEVADLFNVNRVTIYRWVKEGMVKGYKVGKHLKIPLAEVERLKREFGFGDVSLETLQGGETEAAGAGKTAARGPSLKKLVMVIDDDENILTFIQNAFEGLGLNRHCNLKTYANGLEAVLHIGEEKPDLILLDIVMPNLNGLELAEKIRKMHRDIKIIILTGYPEYLTEDERGKFLDYMTKPVDLRKLYETIVKALDIPADRANGAQARS
- a CDS encoding purine-binding chemotaxis protein CheW — protein: MTERQEHTEAGIPAKEGKYLTFSLAGEEYGIGILKVKEIIGMMNITPVPQTPEFVKGVINLRGKVIPVVDLRLRFGLEAAAYTERTCIIVVEVAGAGGSVMMGIVVDAVSEVLNIRGADIENTPAFGVRLNTDFILGMAKAAGGIKILLDIDKVLSSEDLVAVRRAA